The genomic segment CAGCTGCACCACACGGTGTGGAAGGCCAGTCAATCACAGAACAAtggaattgttttggttggaaaaggccttcaagatcatagagtccaaccgctaacctgacactgccaagtccaccactaaaccaagtccctaagaacttcatctacgtgtcttttaaccaaccccagggatggtgactccaccacttccctggacagcctgctccaatgTCGGAcaatcctttctgtgaagaaattttcccCCACGTCCAACCTAAATCACCccggcacaacttgaggctatttcctctcATTTGTTACTCgggagaccaaccccctccatgctacaacctcctttcaagtagttgtagacagcgataaggtctcagcctccttttctcaaggctaaacagccccagttccctcagccgctcctcatcagacctgtgctccagacccctcaccagcctcgtCGCCCTTCACTGcgctctctccagcacctcaatgtcttttttgtagtgaggggcccaaaactgaaccaagAGGGCACCGAGCGGCTCGTACTTGCCGGAGCCGGTAGCCCCCGCGCACGAGCACGCGGAGCCGCCGCTCGCCCTCCGTTGGTGCCGGTTGCTCAGGAGGTGGCAAAGTCCAACCGGCGGAGGGGGGACAAATCTCTCCTATTGTTCCCCCCCGGCTCCCTGCGTTGGTACAGGCCAAGACGATGGCGACTGTACGGGGCGGGGGGCTAGCGGTTCCGGCTGTCACGTGATTCCCGTGGCCGCCTCTGAGGGGCGGGCAAGCTCTCCTCCAGGCGGGAGCGCGCATGCGCGGGGAGGATGCGGGCGGGCCCGGCCCCCGCGGCGGCGCTGACGGACGTGGTGAGTCCGCCCCTCCCGGGGCCTCGGGCGGGGCGCCGCGGGGAGTGGGGGTACCCGGTCGGGCTGGGCTAGCAGCGGGGATGGGGCTTGACCTAGAGGTTTCCCAGGCCGTTCCCCCCAACACCCGAAGAGGCCGCGGGGAGTGGCCTATGGCAGCGGCTGCCGCTGTGGCGAGCGGGGGGGGGGCTGGGCCCGCCTGCCCGCTCCAGGTGGGTCCTCCGCAGCGGTTTTCGGGCTTACAGCCCCCAGGGACACCCGCGGGGAGGTGTCGGGGCCCCTTGGGCAGCTCAGGGTGCGAGGCCCAGGGGGTGTCAGgcggggctgtgacacctcccgtGCTGCCCGGTCCATCCCCCCCTCTCCTGTCCACCCTGAGAGTCTCAGACAGGGCTGCGTGGCTTTTGACAGAGATTTGTCAGATGACGTTATCATCCATGCGGAACCGCTATCAAAAGGCCAAATTCTACCTTACTCTTTTTGCAGAGCTCCTGTTTTAATGCGTTAACCTTATGTTGTAatcattcaaataaaaaatatcttttgcaTCAAACCAAGTTAACTGTTTTTTCACATGATGGCACTTGTGCGTCCCCCACTCAAAGACCTTTCGGGTGTAGATAACTCcgttatttaaaataatgtccaAAACGTTATGGACACTGCAatcttgccttttttgtttattgGAGTAAACTTTGGCTCTCCAGAGTTAGGGAAACCTGAGAATCTTTCAGCCAAGGTTAAAAGTGTAGATGCCTATATATTCATTGGTCATGCATTATGTATTTCTCTTATAATACttttaatggaaagaaaattaggcctacatttttattcttttatttcattaatgaTAGCGTTGCATCTGGAAGTTTCCCATACTTTGTAAACAAACAGTTATGTGATAAGCCTTTCCAAAAGGGTTTCGTGTGATTATTCTTACAggtgtttggtggggtttttatttAAGTCTGTGAATGATTTCTTTTGTGGACTAGTAGATTAAGCAATACCCACCTTCTTCTGGGCTGACACTTCTTGTTCCTCCCTGTACTGGCCAAACTGTTTTTGGAGTGGTATGTTGAACTTGACTGGGAATTCATCTAGCTGAAGAAGTCTCCTCTCAGTAGAAGGGTGGTTTTCCATCTGCACGAGTTCTCTGATGAAGTTCAtgttaaaatatctgaaatgagCAGCAGTGGGGACACAAGGCGGGGACTTCAGAAGATGAAGGAAACAGCTGGATGGTCCCTGTGCTGGCATAAGCAGCTCTTCTGTCAAATGTGAAACTCAGTCTGGGTTCTAGAGGttgtcccttcctccccccccccttttttttcctttccctgaagCTGTGATTTCCTAATCAAgctgagtgcacacttacagaTGTGCTTACTTAGCTTTCTGTTCTAATGCTCAGAGCAGTCCTTGGTTTACTTGAAGGAGAAGACGACTCATAAGGTGGAAAACATATGACATTTGGATAGAAACAATGGTGTTTTaaccaaaatatttctaaatgatGAAAGTATAGAATTAAGACTGTCTTGTTTAGGTAGGAAATGTGTTTTAAGGACCATTTGTACCAGCACTTGTGTAACTGAGGTACAGGCTCTGCAAATATGTGCTGCTGCGCTGCTTGGTTCCCTGTTTATTCACTCTGAGCAGCTACAGTAATTACTGGTGTGCTCCTACACTGTGGCATAACAGCCAATTGTAACTTCAGAGAAAACATGTTGAAATAACTGTTCATTTTCATggcttcttctttctccttagGTAATTCTAGAAGCTATGGACATAATCTTTAGAATAAGAGGAGGCCTGGATCTTGCATTTCAGCTAGCAACTACTGATGGTGTGTCTGTAAGACAATAATAGATTTCTTAATAAGTATGCCCAACAGCTATAACAAAAGTGAGGGAATTTTCTATGCTAATTGTATCCTTATTGTGTTTCAGAGGCATCAACAAAAAAGGCATTAGGATATGTTTTCAGTGATCTTGCAAACAAACTGTCCTCTGATGTTCTTGTATTAAGAATTTGCCACAGTTCAGTCTATGTGTGGCCTAACAATGGTATGAGCACTGTTCCAGAGCTGACTGATGATTCTGCTTGTAAGGAGATAAGACGATTTATACAGTgagtatatttaattttttttttaatttttttttttttaaattgatcaATTTCATATTATAtaaacttctctttctgttgaTGCTTCAGATTTGATCAAGATGATGAGACAAAACGAAAACTTGgcaaaaaaaaggataaaaagttACAAGATACGGTATGTGTCTCACCACACTAATAAATTATATCAGACAACCTATCATTTAAACATTTATAGATCTCTCCTCCCTAGGCTTGTCTGTACACAAATGGACATTGACATGACTTAAAATAATCCTTTTAAAGTCATTGAGGCTCAGCACGAATGCAAAGTTCCATTTACAGTAGATCAGCACATAGAAGTTTGTCTTTAACATTATgaggtgttgtggtttttttaaaccaaatattTCATCACTGGGTTTGATACCAAATATCAACAATCTTGCCTTCTTGGTGGATGTGTTGTTGGAGATGTGCTATTGGTGTCTTTattctctgcagcagcagataGTCAATATAGACCTCATGCTGGAAATGACGTCTTCCTTAGCTGCTTTGGCTCCAGTCattgaaagggaaaataaggaACACCATTACATTAATATGACGTTACCAGTTGATGTTGTTCTATCTGTTTCTCCAGAAGAAACATGGGGAATGTAAGTGTTATCCTGAACTTGTAatttttcagcttcatttctgccttttttttgaaataatgaagtaaagCTATATCATTAATCAGTGTAATGAAGTGGCATATAGTATTTTTGTAATGGAATTTAACTGCGTAAATTATAAAAGCTCCTGTAGATAGCTGTTAGCTTTAATGATCTTGAGACACAATctacaaaaaaatctgtttatccATGACTGATAGATTTGATAACTTGTAACCATTACTTAGCAAGGAATTGAGAAAGTTTTgttctaaaaatacttttaagtaCATGAGTATGTGTAAAAGTGAGAGTTGGAGGGTATTTGATGAGCCTCTCAGTACTACGTTAGGGGCTGAAGTTGGGTGGGTGAAGATGGAAAACATTCGTCTTCCTCTGCATTTTTTCCATAGGATTTGACTCTGAAGGATGCTTAATGAGGTGAATAAAATGCAACAAACCCCCGTATAGTCATATATGTAACTTTTATTCCAACAAACTCTAATAATGGTTGTGTTTCTGACCGGGGTACCTGCGCTTTGAAGGGTTGAATCACTAGGGAGTAGTTTCTGTATATGGACATGGTTTGAGTAAAGCACAGTGAGgttcttctgtctctctctgtgAGAGTGGAAgcatggaaataatttcatcAAACCAGGTGCAAATATGCATATAAGTATTGTGTAACTATTGGACCTGTGACAGAAAATGATCCACCATCACTGTTCTGCTCCTTAAATATTCTCCCTTGTATACTGCAGGGTACAAAATCTCCTGGTGAAAGCAATTCACAGGCAGTTAACTGACATGGAAAGATGTATCATGAAATACATGAAGGGAACATCAATTGTTGTGCCAGAACAATTTCATTTCATGTTACCAGGAAAAAATCACCTTGTAACAATCTCATATCCTATGGGTATTTCAGATGATCAACTGGAAAGTTACAGAAAGGTAAAGCCAACAAATACTAACAGAACcttatgggtttttttataattaCTAATATTGTAACCAAAGCTGTAGTAAAGCTTTTCACTTAGCCAACATAGAATAAATACTAACAGAtactgctattttaaaaatttatttttattataactGACGCAGTACACTGAATGTGGAAGCTTGATTTATTAGAAGTTACTTTATAAAATGTGCAAGATCTAAATTTTGTAAGGGAACAATAGAAGCTTTAAAACTACATAGGGTTTGTTTTGGATAGGTTTTATCTAAATTATACTTCTTTAAATTTCTCCTCTTCTGTGGTAGAATATCAGATTACTTGTGGCATGTTAGTACTATCAAGTTTTAATGTGTCCTGAAAGGATtaggcttggggttttttttgtttgttttggtttcttcctTGGGGTTGTGTGTTGCtgaggttttgtgtttgttttctgagggCTGCTTTTTGTGGCTTACAGCTGACCAGCCTGAGCTAGCTTTTGTTAGGTTGTtttttgccttctgggctggcACAGCTAGAGAAAGGAATATGGGTGAGGTGGATAAGTGTTCAGATATGGTGGTCCTTTCAGATGGAGACATGTATCTGGCAGATGGCACCTGAGGTCCCATAGTTACACATGCTGAGTGTGGGGAGTGCATCTTCTGCTGCCTTAGAGGTGTAGAAGCCACAGGgatttttcatcttctgtttaAAGCATTACTGGGTATATAAAGCCTAATCTATTCCTTGCACTTGCAGAAGCCTCAGGTGGTGGCACATTAAGTCTTTCCTGCTCTCTCATGTTCACTCCTCTCCACTGATTGGTCAGTGTTACTCTAGGTTCAGTGTTGCATCATCTGCATAAAATACATTACCTGTGCTACACATATAATCGTAGGTGATCTCATCATTCCTTTCACTCTTAAGCTCTGTGAAGTAAGACAATAGATCTCTTTaaatgcagctgctgtgttgtAAACAGTGCttcagagatttaaaaatacacaatcTGCTTACACAATAAGTTTAGTGTCTTTGTCTCAGTACACGGTATTTGTATGTCTTCAGTAGCATTTAAGATTATAATTTAGAGTGTGTCTGTCTATACTAGTGCATAGATAAAACAGTAATCCATTTCTAGTATGGTGTATTTTATGATACTTCCATAAGACACTTGTTGCTTGTGATCTCTTCAGCGGGGCTCCAGTGGCAGGTGTTATTTAACAGAACTGCACAAAATAGTGGGCCCGTTAGCTGAGAGCTAGGCCTGCAGAAGGCGGGAGGTGCCATAGTAAATGTACATGCTGAATGTTTAattaagcatattttaatatattaatttgCTAAACTAATCTCTTAGAATTGTTTTTTACTTACATTGTGATGTTTCTTTTAATCCAAAATATGAATTgtgctctttatttttattctaactTACATGTAGGAGTTGCATGGGTTATTCAATCTGCCTTGCGACAGGCCATATTTCAAGAGAGCAAATGCTTATCATTTTCCAGATGAACCATACAAAGACGGATATCTTAGAAATCCACATTTACATCTTAATTCACCCGGTATGGAGTCTGGTATGGTACGTGTAAATTGAAACATTTGTGAGGAAgtacttttattttactttagaTTTATTAAAAGCAGTAATTTAGAGAGTATTGTATAGATGAGAACATGAAGTAACTGACTTGGCCTTTCAAGCAAAAGGGCTTCTTTGCCCAAAACAGCATTGCTTTAGCTATATTTGTCCCAAAGAaattgcattttcctggaaaacagcGTATACATTTTTAGCATGTGTTTTAAGAGTTTCTTAGAaccaagaaagaaatgaaaactatGAACTGAGACATTTAGGAGACAAAAACAGGAGGAGTAATCCTGTGTGAATAACAACCCTTCATTTCTTCCAAAGATTTGCAATTCCCACCTAAAAGCGCTTGCAGTGCAACTGATAAGTTATGTGACCTCTGAAAATTGATGCGAGTGTGATCAGGTGCATTTGTATTATGTCTTCATGCGCAGGTTTATTTAGTGCATGGTATATATAGTTATCACCACTATATGCAGGATCGGATTGATGACAGTGGTTGGGGCTGTGCTTATCGGTCTTTGCAGACAATCTGTTCTTGGTTCAAGCACCAAGGTTACATCGATGCCCCTATACCAACGCACAAGGAAATCCAACAGGTACAGAACATTTAAGCAGATTAATAATGTTATGCATATGTGTCCGCAAAAGTTTGTAtagattacttttaaaataccaaattcATAGTCTTTGGATTTGcgtgttatttttaatttatatcttAAGTTGAACTACAGCAGCTCTGAATTACTATTTTTAACAAGTTTTATTATAGGAGGTCTTTCTCCAAATGTTTATTAGTGTTGGGTAACATTATCTGTGCAAATAAGACTCATTAAAATAGTCTTCTAAATATTTCTCTTAGAAGCTCAGATTATGatattttcactgcttttaccaaatgaaagaaagcaaagaaccCAACGTGTCATATTAAAATCCGTTTTAATACTGACTTTTGTATTCAGTGACAGCTGGGTTTTGGTCCCTGGATACTATGCACTGATTCACTGCTTGCTTTTGCAAAGTTGCTTTTAAGAGTAGtgggcttttccttttttttttttttttttctttttctattggGAATTCAAATGCATACCTGAATATGTTCATTTCTGTTAATAGCACTGTAGAAAAACTGTAGGCTTGGGTAGCTAATCTTGTACGCCTAGCAAGAAATACTGCAATTAATCTTCAGTCTTCTAAAAAGTTGTAGTTATTCAATGAACATTTTAAGCAAAGTTTGATTTAGTCCATAGAACAACTTTGATCATACCTAACAGGCATGTGAGCACTAAAGTTGAAAACTGCATTTCCTGAACATTTCTGAGTCCCACACTTAAAAGCAACTGAAGTCCATATGCTCCCATAGTATTTTTAGACATCTAGAAGAGCGTGGTGGCCTTCAGGAAGCTTTGTGGGCTTTGTATCCTGAGTGGAAAAGGCCCCTCTCAAGTGCTGCATGTAGCATACAAGCCTCAAAATGGAGAAGAgtttaaaataaaccacaacCCTCAGTGTATTTCAGTGGCCTCTTCCTCAGCGCAGTATTTTATGGATCCTCTTCAGAGATGCGTTGAATGGGACTCCAGGCACCTCAGTCTGTGAAGTGGCCCCTGCAGCACAGGCGATGCAGCCCAGCCTGAGCTCTGCCCGTGGAGCTGGGGTTAATACTCTGTGCTTCCAGGCACTGTTCTGGGGTAGTGTTCAAGTGACGTTTCTGAAACGGAACTGGAATGAATAAATTCAACATCCATTTGTCTGCTTTTGACTGGCTAGCTTCGAAACATGTTCCCATATATATAAACCAACTTCATTCACAAAAAATGGTAGAATTGCCAACTATATGTTgttgatgtttgtttttcttgttcacCATGATATTGTGAAGGCGCTGGTTGATGCTGGAGACAAACCTGCAGCGTTTGTTGGGTCACGGCAATGGATTGGTTCAATTGAGGTACAGCTTGTTTTAAATCAGCTTTTTGGAATAAcatcaaaaatattatttgtcaGGTAAGAATCAGTATCTGTTTAATAGCTCAGTAATTATTAAAAAGACTGAATGCCTTAAAAGGCAAATTACCATTATAATATATGGAAAAATAGGATAATAAAAGAGATAATAAATCTTTTAAGGATTCCTTGTTCATAAACCCTTTGTTCCTGCCTTTGATTGTGCTAAGTGCTTACAAATGAAGATGTTGCTAAGTTTATTGTGGGGCTTGGGGTTCCAGTCTGCAATTGCTGTAAATTGCTTAATGATATGCAAACTGATGTGGAATTCAGCCTGTTCCTTCGCCCCACAAACACAATTTTTGAAGCAGGCACACAGTCTGGCAGTCATAATGAACAGAATGTACACTGGCCATAAATTATTACTTCATCTGCAGAGCTAACCTGTCAGCTCAGGATTGAAGAAAATTGCTGAGCAGCCTGGAAATATTGTTCTCTTTTGTGGATTTGTATGACAGACAAAACAAGGGATATATTTCAGTTCTGACAATGTGATGGTCTCATACACAATAAAGAACCTGATGAATTtatttgggagaaaaagaataaagttcAGCATCTATAAGAAGTAAAATTACTGGACTTTTAAGATTTTGGGCAACACTAAGAAGGCTAACAAATCCCTGAGCATTTTGTAATAAATACAGTAATGAAATAAAGATACATGCTAATGTAGCATATATGAAAATTCTGGTCTAACAAAATACTATTTATGAGTTGTatttatttagaataaattctACTGTAGATATTCTAAAAGAGCATATGACCATGGTGACGGTGATTCTAAATGGTGGGAAAATGGTTCAGTTCTTCAATATTCTGTCAGGATTTATATAGAAAtttaaatgggttttttttgttccagaGCTTATATTTGCAGATGATCCACCTATTGTTTATAGCAGCTGCAACAGGCCCTGCCAGTATGAAGGTTTTTGTTCCTGCACATAAGACTATAGAGTAGATTCCTTTGTGGACTGAGTAAGGTTGCTCATAGTGCTGCTACAAGGAAGCACCAATGTTTTTCAGGGTTCTGAAAAGCCAACGTAACTAACAGGCTAAGAAGTGTCATGCATCTTTTTCAGCTGGTCCCTGCCAGTGGACAGCATTTCTGTCTTGGGCTTATTTCCAGCTAGCACCTCTAACTCTGCACGGAAATACGACTTCACAGCTGCACCAGCAACACGAGTACTGAATCCATTATTGTAAATGCGCCAGTTATCAGAGTTGCAGTTTTGTGTTCTGTCTGCATTTAATCTGTCTCTCCAGGAACTTGAGAAGCAGGCATACAggctttttttgggttttcAAGAGAAATACAAAGACCAGATATTAAATATGTTTGTATTAATTTTCTGCCTAGCTTCCATCACCACTTTGGGGAGTACTGTCAGTCTTCTAAGGGGCATATGAGTCTCCATCACACATATTGTCTTCAGCTTTGAATCCTGGAGTGTGTGCATGTATTATGTGCATGCCTTTCTCTTCCTTGTAGACTTTTGTCTGTGGCTGGTCTCCATAGTTGAAAGCAGGGAGGTGATAGCAAAGCTTAGTTCAGTTTTGCTTTGAACAGATTACTACTGTTATTTGAGATTTGATTTTAAAGCCAGCTTGGGACTGAGTACTGCAATTGCTTGTGCAGTTACAGTGGAAACCTATCTATCTTAAGAGATGTAATTATAAACAACTTTATCAATACcttatttttgttatatttcGGATAAAGTTCTGTCACTGCAGGCTCTCCCTTGCTGACAGACGTAGTCCATCTGGTTTTCAGCCACTTTAAGGGAGCCAATGGGGTTACCAGCTGTCCCCGCTGTGGGAGACAAGCAGCAGTCACGTACAGAAGCTGGTGACTCCAGGTGCTCCAGTGGCAACTAGGCTTACAGCAGACTCATTGGTCTGACCAGAATCTGTaagttgcattaaaaaaaagtttttttaaaaagaaaacacttcttttCAGATTTTCCCAGGATGTTTACACAAGGAAACTCTGAGCAACTTTCTAATCAGTTACCTATGCACTTAATGAGTATAATGGATAATGAGAGAATTAAGCCTAGTGAGGATGACCAACCTATTATTGTTTTTCTTACCTAGCCAGGGTTCTGAACTAGCATTGCAGGGAAGAGAGCTTGCTAATCATTTCAAGACTGAAGGAACTCCAGTTATGATTGGTAAGTGCTCAAGTGTTGAAGAACACCAAGGAAAGTGTGTGGCCTCTCTGCGCTGAACTTAATTTCAATTAGAACTCATTCAATTTACTGTGTAAGAGTTAATCAAAACTCTAGCTGAATTAAAAATTATGCTTTTCCCAAGGGAGACAGGAAGATGATACAATTTAGTCTGGCTGGTATCTTTTCACTCAATATTAaagctgctaaaaaaaaaagtccatctCAATGGTGGTCTtaaaagctgctgtgagcaaaCCAGCTCTTTGAAATATTCTTGACTTCATCTGGTGGAAGTGCTGAGGATTTAACCCTCCTTGCTGGCATGGAAAAAATTTGGAAAGTAAATTCTTCAGTTCTAGTAATTAAAATAAGTAATCTTCTCTAGTTGAAGTAAAGATACGTTGTTTAAGAATGTGAAGAATCTTACATAGGACAGCTTCAGAATCATTTTGATAACCAAGCTAATCTGATAATAGAAAGTGTTGATGTACTTTTATTTTAGGCTTGCATATTTAGTCAATCTCAGTGAAAATTTTTTAGCAATTTGTGTTCCTCCTGTTTCAGGTGGAGGTGTTTTGGCTCACACGATACTAGGCGTGGCTTGGAATGAGATGACAGGGCACATAAAATATTTGATTCTAGACCCACATTACACTGGAGGAGAAGACCTGCATGTTGTTTTGGAAAAGGTGAGACTCAATGCACttagatacacacacacatatgcatgtatACACGTATATTTtggcaataaataaaatacagccaAGTAAGAATTGGTCATTCTGTGGCTCTTCAGTTCTGATCCCAGTTAACCTGCATATATGCTTCTTATTGTTAGTTACTCAAACTTGGTGTATTTGGAGAATATACACTGAGTCAGCAACTACATAAAGTTATTATAGTACAAAGAAATGTTCTTTACTTCCACTGAATTAAACCATCTCCCCTTTTACCCAGTAATATATACAATAAATGTGTTTAGTATTTTGGATGgaacagaaaaatctgttcAGCCTGTAAAATGCTGTTAACTGAAGCAGGGAAGataactatttatttattttcaaatacaaaacataGACATTCTCACATCAGGCATTAAACTAAGGCAGGTATTGGGTACTGAGCTATTTGGAAAACCTGGGAAAACTCTGAAGAACTAAAGGATATGTAATGTTATTTCCCTGTTTAAAGCTACTGAAAGGGATGACAGCACATGAGAAAACAGTAAACGTAGTGTCAGAAACTTAAACTCTGAAGGTGGCTACATCATCCTGTAGGTGTTAAGCAatccatttcttctctgttcttcaTACTAAGTTGCAAATACCAACTTGTATTTTGTATCTTGGGTACCCTTGGGTTGGGCCCAACCGGAAAAGCTGTTGAGGAAACATTTTTCAAGTCCCAGAAGGATCAAGGCTTGAAATaaatacaggaagaaaacaatttacAGCGGACATGTAGAACCAAAAGCTTTTACAGGTACAGGTTGTTCAGGAGTCATCCAGGAGGATAAAATAGATGCTGAACTCCCTTTCTTCATCAAAAGTGGGAGGTGAGGGGAAGAACTGAGGTGGACTGTTAAGTTTGtagcttttcttcttcaaaaacaCCTGATGCAATTATGTGGCATTATGCAAACTTCAGAGCTTTGCTAGACTGTTTTTCTGCTAAATCATCACCAACAACCCACCTTCTGATACTAAAAGCTCTGTTTGGCTGTGAAATATCAACAGTTACCAAAGGCTGCAAGGATTCTTCAAGACAAGAGAAATAGAAACAGAGAATGGTAGATTCAGAATATTAGTTTCTCTGTAGCAGCAGAAATAGTGGGAAGTGGGGAAacaaagagggaggaaaaaaaccaaatggAGAGAGATGCTACTTTCTAGAAATGGGGGCGGGGCAGGGAGAGGGCAGTGAGAGAGAGACTCTGTGAAGTGTTTCCCATTTATGTGTTTCCAGGGATGTAGAGAAGTTTCTGAAAATTGTGTCGCTGCATTCTATACACATTTTAGAAGAATTCATACAACTTAGATTaaaatcagtaaaataaatatatccaGTAGTCATAGATAGGAAAATTGGAATTTGTACTGGATTTAAatgctcttttgctttttcttggaCAGGGCTGGTGTGGATGGAAGGGCCCGGAGTTTTGGAACAAGGACGCCTATTATAAT from the Columba livia isolate bColLiv1 breed racing homer chromosome 4, bColLiv1.pat.W.v2, whole genome shotgun sequence genome contains:
- the UFSP2 gene encoding ufm1-specific protease 2 isoform X3, coding for MRAGPAPAAALTDVVILEAMDIIFRIRGGLDLAFQLATTDEASTKKALGYVFSDLANKLSSDVLVLRICHSSVYVWPNNGMSTVPELTDDSACKEIRRFIQFDQDDETKRKLGKKKDKKLQDTQQIVNIDLMLEMTSSLAALAPVIERENKEHHYINMTLPVDVVLSVSPEETWGMVQNLLVKAIHRQLTDMERCIMKYMKGTSIVVPEQFHFMLPGKNHLVTISYPMGISDDQLESYRKELHGLFNLPCDRPYFKRANAYHFPDEPYKDGYLRNPHLHLNSPGMESGMVYLVHGIYSYHHYMQDRIDDSGWGCAYRSLQTICSWFKHQGYIDAPIPTHKEIQQALVDAGDKPAAFVGSRQWIGSIEVQLVLNQLFGITSKILFVSQGSELALQGRELANHFKTEGTPVMIGGGVLAHTILGVAWNEMTGHIKYLILDPHYTGGEDLHVVLEKGWCGWKGPEFWNKDAYYNLCLPQRPKTI
- the UFSP2 gene encoding ufm1-specific protease 2 isoform X6, yielding MRAGPAPAAALTDVVILEAMDIIFRIRGGLDLAFQLATTDEASTKKALGYVFSDLANKLSSDVLVLRICHSSVYVWPNNGMSTVPELTDDSACKEIRRFIQFDQDDETKRKLGKKKDKKLQDTQQIVNIDLMLEMTSSLAALAPVIERENKEHHYINMTLPVDVVLSVSPEETWGMVQNLLVKAIHRQLTDMERCIMKYMKGTSIVVPEQFHFMLPGKNHLVTISYPMGISDDQLESYRKELHGLFNLPCDRPYFKRANAYHFPDEPYKDGYLRNPHLHLNSPGMESGMALVDAGDKPAAFVGSRQWIGSIEVQLVLNQLFGITSKILFVSQGSELALQGRELANHFKTEGTPVMIGGGVLAHTILGVAWNEMTGHIKYLILDPHYTGGEDLHVVLEKGWCGWKGPEFWNKDAYYNLCLPQRPKTI
- the UFSP2 gene encoding ufm1-specific protease 2 isoform X4, translating into MRAGPAPAAALTDVVILEAMDIIFRIRGGLDLAFQLATTDEASTKKALGYVFSDLANKLSSDVLVLRICHSSVYVWPNNGMSTVPELTDDSACKEIRRFIQFDQDDETKRKLGKKKDKKLQDTQIVNIDLMLEMTSSLAALAPVIERENKEHHYINMTLPVDVVLSVSPEETWGMVQNLLVKAIHRQLTDMERCIMKYMKGTSIVVPEQFHFMLPGKNHLVTISYPMGISDDQLESYRKELHGLFNLPCDRPYFKRANAYHFPDEPYKDGYLRNPHLHLNSPGMESGMVYLVHGIYSYHHYMQDRIDDSGWGCAYRSLQTICSWFKHQGYIDAPIPTHKEIQQALVDAGDKPAAFVGSRQWIGSIEVQLVLNQLFGITSKILFVSQGSELALQGRELANHFKTEGTPVMIGGGVLAHTILGVAWNEMTGHIKYLILDPHYTGGEDLHVVLEKGWCGWKGPEFWNKDAYYNLCLPQRPKTI
- the UFSP2 gene encoding ufm1-specific protease 2 isoform X7, which translates into the protein MRAGPAPAAALTDVVILEAMDIIFRIRGGLDLAFQLATTDEASTKKALGYVFSDLANKLSSDVLVLRICHSSVYVWPNNGMSTVPELTDDSACKEIRRFIQFDQDDETKRKLGKKKDKKLQDTQIVNIDLMLEMTSSLAALAPVIERENKEHHYINMTLPVDVVLSVSPEETWGMVQNLLVKAIHRQLTDMERCIMKYMKGTSIVVPEQFHFMLPGKNHLVTISYPMGISDDQLESYRKELHGLFNLPCDRPYFKRANAYHFPDEPYKDGYLRNPHLHLNSPGMESGMALVDAGDKPAAFVGSRQWIGSIEVQLVLNQLFGITSKILFVSQGSELALQGRELANHFKTEGTPVMIGGGVLAHTILGVAWNEMTGHIKYLILDPHYTGGEDLHVVLEKGWCGWKGPEFWNKDAYYNLCLPQRPKTI
- the UFSP2 gene encoding ufm1-specific protease 2 isoform X1; the protein is MGLDLEVSQAVPPNTRRGRGEWPMAAAAAVASGGGAGPACPLQVILEAMDIIFRIRGGLDLAFQLATTDEASTKKALGYVFSDLANKLSSDVLVLRICHSSVYVWPNNGMSTVPELTDDSACKEIRRFIQFDQDDETKRKLGKKKDKKLQDTQQIVNIDLMLEMTSSLAALAPVIERENKEHHYINMTLPVDVVLSVSPEETWGMVQNLLVKAIHRQLTDMERCIMKYMKGTSIVVPEQFHFMLPGKNHLVTISYPMGISDDQLESYRKELHGLFNLPCDRPYFKRANAYHFPDEPYKDGYLRNPHLHLNSPGMESGMVYLVHGIYSYHHYMQDRIDDSGWGCAYRSLQTICSWFKHQGYIDAPIPTHKEIQQALVDAGDKPAAFVGSRQWIGSIEVQLVLNQLFGITSKILFVSQGSELALQGRELANHFKTEGTPVMIGGGVLAHTILGVAWNEMTGHIKYLILDPHYTGGEDLHVVLEKGWCGWKGPEFWNKDAYYNLCLPQRPKTI
- the UFSP2 gene encoding ufm1-specific protease 2 isoform X2 translates to MGLDLEVSQAVPPNTRRGRGEWPMAAAAAVASGGGAGPACPLQVILEAMDIIFRIRGGLDLAFQLATTDEASTKKALGYVFSDLANKLSSDVLVLRICHSSVYVWPNNGMSTVPELTDDSACKEIRRFIQFDQDDETKRKLGKKKDKKLQDTQIVNIDLMLEMTSSLAALAPVIERENKEHHYINMTLPVDVVLSVSPEETWGMVQNLLVKAIHRQLTDMERCIMKYMKGTSIVVPEQFHFMLPGKNHLVTISYPMGISDDQLESYRKELHGLFNLPCDRPYFKRANAYHFPDEPYKDGYLRNPHLHLNSPGMESGMVYLVHGIYSYHHYMQDRIDDSGWGCAYRSLQTICSWFKHQGYIDAPIPTHKEIQQALVDAGDKPAAFVGSRQWIGSIEVQLVLNQLFGITSKILFVSQGSELALQGRELANHFKTEGTPVMIGGGVLAHTILGVAWNEMTGHIKYLILDPHYTGGEDLHVVLEKGWCGWKGPEFWNKDAYYNLCLPQRPKTI